A part of Antennarius striatus isolate MH-2024 chromosome 21, ASM4005453v1, whole genome shotgun sequence genomic DNA contains:
- the LOC137588811 gene encoding interleukin-21 receptor isoform X1 yields the protein MSGPFGVTGWSSLIRLLLLHLCLPWNLVTGVTHHLRCVNDYVLTINCSLSMVPSEYPSDNNYWLRLKKFYGEKFDCMLTKTSGDYFCSVKIHNVTPDHDDYYALTFSDLDIFVISLCRKKSELENCDRLDKEYRPSMNIKPNAPCCLTVSHNSSQCHFSWKGAEEYRFTGLTKTLMYQLQYFKTGDNNDTSPQEINTENVSYSVGDEEFESGTQYTGRVRSSPNQASYKGQWSDWSGEVHWRIESTGKGLPSKPFVFGLEKVIITLCVIMMFLVLLGYALIKKWKQRAFIPTPARYFDTLYSDFQGDFKSWVITKEKMGDVLTTEETLKIDTVTKCADTQDSLPLFVSPLVASGTYKNLTNPGCDVCDLGVSYATPTTAPPLTPGSPAEGDSGCWLSNHTSQEAGPPFYYEYCTLSTVQQSNPVKAQHNRRPSV from the exons ATGTCTGGACCATTTGGTGTGACGGGCTGGAGCTCTCTGATCCGGCTTCTGCTCCTGCATCTCTGCCTGCCATGGAATCTTGTCACAG GTGTGACCCATCATCTACGCTGTGTGAATGATTACGTGCTCACCATTAACTGCTCCTTGAGTATGGTACCATCAGAATACCCCTCAGACAACAACTACTGGCTCAGGCTCAAAAAATTCTACGGAGAGAAGTTTGATTGTATGCTGACAAAAACCAGTGGTGACTACTTCTGTTCTGTTAAAATACACAATGTGACACCTGACCATGACGACTATTACGCTTTGACCTTTTCGGATCTTGACATCTTTGTCATCTCACTGTGCCGCAAAAAAAGTGAGCTTGAAAACTGCGACCGTCTGGATAAAGAATACAGGCCTTCTATGAACA TTAAACCAAATGCACCGTGCTGCCTCACAGTGAGCCACAACTCAAGTCAATGCCACTTCAGCTGGAAAGGTGCTGAGGAATACCGGTTCACCGGTCTAACAAAAACCCTGATGTATCAGCTCCAGTATTTCAAAACAGGAGACAACAATGAT ACGAGTCCACAAGAAATTAATACAGAAAATGTTAGTTATTCTGTGGGTGATGAAGAATTTGAGTCAGGCACACAGTATACGGGCAGAGTGCGATCCAGCCCTAATCAGGCTTCTTACAAAGGACAGTGGAGCGACTGGTCTGGTGAGGTTCACTGGAGGATAGAATCAACTGGAAAAG GTCTCCCATCAAAACCTTTTGTTTTTGGACTGGAGAAGGTGATTATCACCCTGTGTGTGATAATGATGTTCCTTGTTCTTCTGGGCTATGCTCTTATTAAAAA ATGGAAACAAAGGGCCTTCATCCCAACTCCAGCGCGATACTTTGACACCCTGTACAGTGACTTCCAAGGAGATTTCAAA AGCTGGGtgattacaaaagaaaaaatgggAGACGTGTTGACGACAGAAGAAACACTCAAAATTGACACTGTTACCAAGTGTGCCGATACCCAGGACAGCCTGCCTCTGTTTGTCTCCCCATTAGTGGCGAGCGGCACATACAAGAATCTAACCAACCCGGGCTGTGATGTCTGTGATTTGGGCGTCTCATATGCCACTCCCACGACGGCTCCTCCACTAACTCCAGGGAGTCCTGCTGAGGGAGACTCTGGGTGTTGGCTCAGCAACCACACATCCCAAGAAGCCGGACCCCCCTTTTACTACGAGTACTGCACTCTGAGTACCGTCCAGCAGTCTAATCCAGTCAAAGCACAGCACAACAGGAGACCATCAGTTTAA
- the LOC137588811 gene encoding interleukin-21 receptor isoform X2: MSGPFGVTGWSSLIRLLLLHLCLPWNLVTGVTHHLRCVNDYVLTINCSLSMVPSEYPSDNNYWLRLKKFYGEKFDCMLTKTSGDYFCSVKIHNVTPDHDDYYALTFSDLDIFVISLCRKKSELENCDRLDKEYRPSMNIKPNAPCCLTVSHNSSQCHFSWKGAEEYRFTGLTKTLMYQLQYFKTGDNNDTSPQEINTENVSYSVGDEEFESGTQYTGRVRSSPNQASYKGQWSDWSGEVHWRIESTGKGLPSKPFVFGLEKVIITLCVIMMFLVLLGYALIKKWKQRAFIPTPARYFDTLYSDFQGDFKWRAAHTRI, from the exons ATGTCTGGACCATTTGGTGTGACGGGCTGGAGCTCTCTGATCCGGCTTCTGCTCCTGCATCTCTGCCTGCCATGGAATCTTGTCACAG GTGTGACCCATCATCTACGCTGTGTGAATGATTACGTGCTCACCATTAACTGCTCCTTGAGTATGGTACCATCAGAATACCCCTCAGACAACAACTACTGGCTCAGGCTCAAAAAATTCTACGGAGAGAAGTTTGATTGTATGCTGACAAAAACCAGTGGTGACTACTTCTGTTCTGTTAAAATACACAATGTGACACCTGACCATGACGACTATTACGCTTTGACCTTTTCGGATCTTGACATCTTTGTCATCTCACTGTGCCGCAAAAAAAGTGAGCTTGAAAACTGCGACCGTCTGGATAAAGAATACAGGCCTTCTATGAACA TTAAACCAAATGCACCGTGCTGCCTCACAGTGAGCCACAACTCAAGTCAATGCCACTTCAGCTGGAAAGGTGCTGAGGAATACCGGTTCACCGGTCTAACAAAAACCCTGATGTATCAGCTCCAGTATTTCAAAACAGGAGACAACAATGAT ACGAGTCCACAAGAAATTAATACAGAAAATGTTAGTTATTCTGTGGGTGATGAAGAATTTGAGTCAGGCACACAGTATACGGGCAGAGTGCGATCCAGCCCTAATCAGGCTTCTTACAAAGGACAGTGGAGCGACTGGTCTGGTGAGGTTCACTGGAGGATAGAATCAACTGGAAAAG GTCTCCCATCAAAACCTTTTGTTTTTGGACTGGAGAAGGTGATTATCACCCTGTGTGTGATAATGATGTTCCTTGTTCTTCTGGGCTATGCTCTTATTAAAAA ATGGAAACAAAGGGCCTTCATCCCAACTCCAGCGCGATACTTTGACACCCTGTACAGTGACTTCCAAGGAGATTTCAAA TGGCGAGCGGCACATACAAGAATCTAA
- the ube2ib gene encoding SUMO-conjugating enzyme UBC9-A produces the protein MSGIALSRLTQERKAWRKDHPFGFVAVPTKNPDGTMNLMNWECAIPGKKGTPWEGGLFKLRMLFKDDYPSSPPKCKFEPPLFHPNVYPSGTVCLSILEEDKDWRPAITIKQILLGIQELLNEPNIQDPAQAEAYTIYCQNRVEYEKRVRAQAKKFSPS, from the exons ATGTCGGGCATTGCATTGAGTCGGCTTACTCAGGAGCGCAAGGCATGGCGGAAGGACCATCCTTTT GGATTTGTTGCAGTACCAACAAAGAATCCAGATGGAACCATGAATCTCATGAATTGGGAATGTGCTATTCCTGGCAAGAAGGGG ACTCCGTGGGAAGGAGGCCTGTTCAAACTGCGCATGTTGTTCAAGGATGACTATCCTTCTTCACCTCCAAAAT GTAAATTTGAGCCTCCACTCTTTCATCCAAATGTGTACCCATCAGGCACAGTATGCCTATCTATTCTAGAGGAGGACAAGGACTGGAGACCGGCCATCACAATAAAGCAG ATCCTATTAGGTATCCAGGAACTCTTAAATGAACCAAATATCCAGGATCCAGCCCAAGCAGAGGCTTACACAATCTACTG CCAAAACAGAGTAGAATATGAAAAAAGAGTTCGAGCACAAGCCAAAAAGTTCTCCCCCTCGTAA
- the si:dkey-220f10.4 gene encoding tubby protein produces MEDPDIRQQKLDNQRTLLMKKQQKKRADSQMVVANRDARQKQKNRKPRAVHSDETPLLISQSLSSTSLSDQVEYAIDNPLDVITLAEFGTMASVMSDEMPSEKPGTPKTMDLEIDKEPEGNCEGKSDGQVEGKKAKKKDVKKEKAKQVEQIDEKDADKEKEMEKMEKTNKKKDKVKMSEDPQKTNTTTKQERKKKNVSTMEKELEMEVASPKSSKNDESDEEVEDESRRPIQQTPKRKKQLDTSRCQISEESKDDEIQEEEIKGKKRNKGKTTCLGSLNSNYKEASSSDTESHDRPTSPLSVDDLEKFALRPAPRDVTIQCRVTRDRRGMEKGIYPTYYLHMEKEDGKRVFLMAGRKRKKCKTSNYLISTDPTNLSRDTNCYIGKLRSNVLGTKFTVYDGGENPDKKPYVKECESVRQELAAICYETNVLGFKGPRKMTVIIPGMLENDERVSIRPKSDLETLLVRHGNGNTDKLVTLVNKSPSWNEQTQSYVLNFHGRVTQASVKNFQIIHPDNDDYIAMQFGRVAEDVFSMDYSFPMCALQAFAITLSSFDGKLACE; encoded by the exons CGAACCCTCTTAatgaaaaagcaacaaaagaagAGGGCGGATTCTCAGATGGTGGTAGCCAATCGTGATGCTcgccaaaaacagaaaaaccgAAAGCCCAGAGCTGTGCATTCCGATGAAACACCTCTGCTAATCAGCCAATCCCTGAGCAGCACATCCCTCAGTG ATCAAGTTGAATATGCTATTGATAATCCACTGGATGTGATTACACTGGCTGAGTTTGGCACAATGGCAAGCGTGATGTCAGATGAGATGCCTTCAGAGAAGCCTGGTACCCCCAAAACAATGGACCTGGAGATTGACAAGGAGCCAGAGGGGAACTGCGAAGGGAAGAGTGATGGTCAGGTGGAGGGGAAAAAGGCAAAGAAGAAAGatgtgaaaaaagagaaagccaAAC AGGTGGAACAGATTGATGAAAAGGATGCAGATAAGGAAAAGGAAatggagaaaatggagaaaacaaataaaaagaaggaCAAAGTGAAAATGTCTGAAGATCCacagaagacaaacacaacaaccaaGCAAGAGCGTAAAA AGAAGAATGTTTCAACCATGGAGAAAGAGTTGGAGATGGAGGTAGCAAGTCCAAAGAGTAGTAAAAATGATGAAAGTGATGAGGAAGTAGAGGATGAGTCCCGGAGGCCCATCCAGCAAACGccaaagaggaagaaacagcTGGACACAT CCAGGTGCCAAATAAGTGAAGAGAGCAAAGATGACGAGATCCAGGAAGAGGAGAtaaagggaaaaaagagaaacaaaggaaaaactACATGTCTGGGTTCCCTTAACTCCAATTACAAGGAGGCTTCATCTTCTGACACTGAATCTCATGACAGA CCAACATCTCCACTGTCGGTGGACGATCTTGAGAAGTTTGCTTTGCGTCCGGCCCCCAGAGACGTGACGATCCAGTGTAGGGTCACCAGAGACAGGAGAGGCATGGAGAAAGGCATCTACCCGACGTACTACCTCCACATGGAGAAGGAGGATGGCAAGCGG GTGTTTCTAATGGCaggcaggaaaaggaaaaagtgcAAAACATCCAACTATCTTATTTCCACTGATCCCACAAATCTGTCCAGAGACACAAACTGCTATATAGGAAAACTGAG GTCTAATGTGTTGGGAACAAAGTTCACAGTTTATGATGGAGGTGAAAACCCTGACAAAAAACCATATGTCAAGGAATGTGAGTCAGTGCGACAAGAGCTGGCTGCAATCTGCTAC GAGACAAATGTGCTTGGGTTTAAGGGTCCAAGGAAAATGACTGTGATCATCCCTGGCATGTTGGAAAATGATGAAAGAGTGTCCATTCGTCCGAAAAGC GATCTTGAAACTCTGCTGGTTCGCCATGGAAACGGCAACACAGACAAACTGGTGACCCTGGTAAACAAATCCCCAAGTTGGAACGAACAGACTCAATCATACGTGCTCAACTTCCACGGGCGTGTCACTCAAGCGTCGGTGAAGAATTTCCAAATCATCCACCCTGATAACG ATGATTACATAGCGATGCAGTTTGGCCGTGTAGCGGAGGACGTCTTCTCCATGGATTACAGTTTCCCCATGTGTGCCCTGCAAGCCTTTGCCATCACCCTGTCATCCTTTGATGGCAAACTGGCCTGTGAGTGA